The stretch of DNA GTTTGTCTCGTAAGGGATTGATGTGGGCATTGCCCTTTCCATTTTCGAAGCCTGGTGGGGTTGGATTATGTTGGATAATAAAATTGTACCAATCGAGGATCCAAACAGCGCCATCAGGGCCTACACTGGCCTGCACGGGCGACACCCATTCATCTACACCAGCCAATAGGTTCCAACCATCTTTTTCTTTAAACCCTGCCCCCACTTTTTCCATAACGGCCTGGTGCAAGAGGTGTCCGGTTGGCTCACAGACAAAGGCAATCCGATTCCAATAATCTTTGGGGAAACTTCTGGCCGTATACAATTGATGCCCAGCCGCCGCTGTAAATCCGCCGAAGACATCCACTTGGCGAAAGTTTTTTGTCACGGTATGAAAAGCGTAGTGCCCATCTATTTTTTGCACCCCTTTTTGGTAAAGTCCTTCGGCCGGCGCCAACAAGCGGTGCGGGATACCCAAGTAGCCGCTATGCGTATTATTCGCTGTCGAAATAAACACATCAAAGGTTTCTGAAAAACCCAGTCCCCAGGTGTTATTAGAGGTTGCCCCCATAAATTCGAGCTTACTGCCATCTGCGGGGAACCGATAAATACCTTGGGAAAACTTCAGGCTATCTCCGCCTACGAATCCGTTAAACGATGAATAGCCCACTACCCCCCAAATCTGGTTATCAAATCCGTATTGCAAATTGGAGGGGCCCGCATGGGTATCAAAGGTTCCCCAGCCTTCCATTAGGACTTCCTGCACATCAGCTACATCATCGCCATCTGTGTCTTTTAAAAATAAGAAATAGGGCGCTTGCGAGACAATTACGCCATCATTGGCAAAAACCAAACTCGTGGGCACACTCAATTTATCGGCAAAGACAGTAAATTTATCCGCTTTGCCATCTCCATCGGTATCTTCCAGAATTTTGATTTTATCATGACCCTCATTGAGGGTGGTATTGATCTCGTTTGGATAATCCTGGGTTTCAATCACCCATAAACGGCCTTTTTCATCCCAGGCCATACTAATGGGATTGATAATATCTGGCTCTGAAGCAAACAATTGCAGTTCAAATCCGGGCGGAATTTGAATCAATTGCTGCGAGGCTTCCGCCGAAAGGGGGGCCTGCAATTGTGGAAGTGGATCTCGTTTTTCATAGTTGGGAATAATCGCTGGGGAATAGCTTTGGGTGGGAAAACTGAGCTGGGCAAGGGCCTCCGCTTTTCGCTCCCCTACAGCCCATAAAATCCCCTTCTCCAATAAAGCATGAAAACCGGGGTGGTCCCAGGTTCGTTCGTCATGGCCTAAGGCCGTATAAAACATTCGGCCCTTGCCGTATTCCTTCACCCAGGTGTAAGGCTCCCTATGGTCCCCTTCTACCCGCTCCATCAGCACGACCCGGTCTGGATTGTGCAGGGTATGCACATAGGTTTCATCCCAACTTTCAAAGGGTTTTAGGCCAGCCATGGCCGGGTGATCGGGTTTGACAATTTCGGCTGAAAAAGTGCCGGTTTTGTGTGACTGGAACTGCCCCCCTACCAGTTTTACGTAGGCGTCCGAATTGCGAAAGCAATAACTGGCGGAATGCACTGGAATTAGTCCCCCACCCTGCTTCACAAATTGCATCATCGCCTTTTCCTGGCTGGGTGAAATCTCGTCATGATTGGCATATATCATCAGTGCATCAAACCGTTCAAGGTTTTCCGTGTTCAGGTCATTGAGATCAGAGGTATAGGAAAAATTGAACCCTTTTGGGGTAAGAGAGGCGGCCAGCATCGGCAAGTAAGCCGCCGAGTTGTGGTGCTCGCTATCATGACCAAGCATCAGTATTTCTAATTTCCGCGGACCAGTATTTTCTTGCTGCTGCCCGCAAGAAACTATAAAAAGTAGAATAAAAAATCCTACCAAGGATCGAATTGACTTAAGTTGGTTCATTTTTGCTTCGTTTTGAAAGTACCTTGGCGAAAATAGGGCTTTTTATTAAAGTTTTTTATTTAATGGCACCTAAGTTTAGGCTTTTGACGCTTTTGCTAACCCTCCGTTTTCTAGGTTAGAAGTGGGAAAATTGCGCCCTGAGCCTTTCCGCCTTCAAAATACCGAATGTCAAAAATTCAGTAAGTTACCAGAACCATCACCCCTCCATCCTTCAAAAAATAATTATCTTTCCACTTCAAAACAGTTAACCAATCTATGCAAATCCTAAAAATTGCCGCCTTGTTATTCATCAGCGCTCAGCTACCTGCGCAAATTAATCCAGATAACATCACCATCGTCCGAGACAAATGGGGCGTTCCGCATATCTTCGCCAAGACCGATGCGGAGGTGGCCTATGGTTTCGCCTGGGCAACCGCAGAGGATGACTTTAAAACCATGCAGGAACAACTACTGCCTGTCAAAGGCTTGGCGGGGATGGTCAATGGAAAAAGTGGTGCGATATTCGATGTGGGAGTACATTTATTAGGTGCAAATGATGTTGTAGAAGAACGATATGAGACAGATATTAGTCCGGATTTCAAAAAGGTCCTGGAAGCCTTTGCAGCTGGGATTAACAGTTATGCTGCCAGTCACAAAAAGGAGATTTTACATAGAAAATTATTCCCTGTTACCCCCAAAGACATCATCAAGAGCTATGTCGTTGGTTTGGCTTTATTGTCGGGTGTAGATGGGCAACTCAATCGCATTTTGGGCGGAAAAGTCGCAGCCTTGCCACCGAATGAATCCCGGGGTTCCAATGCCTTTGCGCTGAGTCGCAAAAAAACCGCAGATGGCAAGACCTACCTCGCCATCAATTCTCACCAACCCCTGGAAGGCCCCAACTCCTGGTATGAAGCACACCTCTGTAGTGAGGAAGGCTGGAATATACTTGGCGCCACCTTTGCGGGAGCGGTAAGCATTTCCACTGGCGTTACGCCCAACCTGGGCTGGGCCCATACGGTCAACAAACCGGATTTTGCCGATATCTTTCAGTTGACCATGCATCCGACCAATAAAGGTTGGTATCGCTTTGATGGCAAATGGGAACGTTTGGAATCCTATGATACCAAAGCCCACATCAAATTATTAGGTTTTATCAAAGTCGGGGCTAAACAGAAATTCTATAAAAGTAAATACGGCGTCACCATAGAGACACCCAATGGTTTTTTTGCCCTTCGTTTTCCAGCTAATCAGGATATCCGGGCAGCCGAACAATGGTATCGCATGAATAAGGCTCAAAATTTTGAGGAATTCCAAACGGCGCTGCGCATGCGGGGTATCATTTGCACCAATATTGTCTACGCAGATAAAGAAGACCATATTTATTATGTAAGCAATGGCCGATTTCCCATCCGAAATCCTAATTACGATTGGACAGGCGTCGTTCCAGGGGATACCTCCGCTACCCTTTGGCAGGAATATTACCCCTTAGATAGCTTGGCTCAAGTGTTGGACCCGGCTTCCGGCTATGTCTACAATTGCAACCATACGCCTTTCCTTTCATCAGGGGAACAAGACAACCCAAATCCTGCACAGATTCCTGCTACCATTGGCTATGAACCGCCTCAATTTGTCACCAACCGCGCTGTTCGCCTCCATTATTTACTGGAAAATGATCCGAGTATTGATTATGAGGAATTTAAGGTCATCAAGTTTGACCGGGCTTACCACAACCCCATGTATTCTGCACCTAAACTAGAGCCCATTTTTTCACTGGACGCGCAAAAATACCCGCAGATCGCTACCAGCATTCAGTTATTGAAAGACTGGGATCGGGTGGCATCGGAAGACAGTGAAGCGGCCTCTATTTTTATCCTTTGCATTTATGACATTCTGAAAAAGGTAAAAGGCCAGGAAAGTTTTGTCATGGGCAATGAATTGGATGAAGCCTTACTCGTGGCGTCCATCGAACGCACACAGCAACATTTGCAGGAACATTTCGGCAAAGTAAAAGTTCCTTTGGGCGAATTACAACGCCATAGCCGAGGCAGTGTTGACCTGCCATATGGTGGTGGCCCGGATGTACTGGCTGCCGTAGGTAGTCGCCAGCGGGAAGATGGCCGCCTCCGCCCTAGAGCCGGCGATTCTTACATCGAAATGGTGCGTTTTTCTGAAAATGGGGTTGAAATTGAAAGCATCAATGCCTTTGGTGCTTCGGCTAAGGATGGCAGCCCCCATTTTACTGATCAAATGCAGCTATTCACCCAACAAAAACTAAAAAAAATGACGCTGGATAAGGAAACTATTTTTAAGGAAGCGGAGCGAAAGTATTCACCTAAGTGAAAGGGCAAGGGCAAGTTCAATTTCAATGACAAGTTCAATGACAAGTTCAATGACAATGACAAGTTCAATGACAAGTTCAAGTTCAATGACAAGTTCAAGTTCAATGACAAGTTCAATGACAAGCTCAAGTTCAATGACAAGTTCAATGACAAGTTCAAGTTCAATGACAAGTTCAATGACAAGCTCAAGTTCAATGACAAGTTCAATGACAAGTTCAAGTTCAATGACAAGTTCAATGACAAGCTCAAGTTCAATGACAAGTTCAATGACAAGTTCAAGTTCAATGACAAGTTCAATGGCGTCTGTGTCGCTGAGCCCAACAGCGCCCGCTGCGCCGCTGGTTCTCGAGCTCCAGCTCGCCGGATGTTGCCATAAACGATTGCTTCAAGCATTGCTTTTTAATCAAAATCAAAATGGCAATTAAAATCAAAATGCGAAGGAAAGGCTTACAAAACGAACACAACTTATCTCAATGAAAAAAATCATTTTACAACTCGTCCTCTTTCTTGGCAGTATTGCCGTACAGGCACAAGTATTAAGCATCATCAACCCCAGGGTTGAATATAAAACGAATCCTTTGGGAATGGATGTGCAGCAACCTCGCTTTAGCTGGGAATTGCAAAGTACCGCCAATGATGTGATGCAAACGGCCTGGCAAATTCGGGTAGCCGCTTCTGAGAAGGACCTCCTCAGGGCCAAAAACTTGCTTTGGGATAGCGGTAAAATTGCTTCAGATCAATCCAATCAAATTGTCTACCAGGGGCCGGCGCTTTCTTCAAAAAAACGTTATTTCTGGCAGGTGCGGGCATGGGACAACCAGGGTGCTACCGCTGTTTGGAGTCCCGTTGCACATTGGGAAATGGGCTTACTCCAAAGCAGTGATTGGGTCGCCAATTGGATTACCATAGCGGCGGAGGAAGATGTTTCGGTTTCACAACCCGTTCATTTGTTACGAAAGAATTTTATGGCAGATAAGCGGATATCAACTGCCCGACTTTATATCTCAGCCTTGGGCTTGTACGAGGCGGAGATCAATGGCAAGAAAGTGGGCGATGAACTTTTCACCCCTGGCTGGACTGCCTACAAAAAACGCCTGCACTACCAGACTTATGATGTGACCAACCTCTTGAATAGTGGCCAAAACACCATAGGGGTGTCCCTGGCAGATGGTTGGTTTAGAGGAGATATTGGCTTTGAGAACCAACGCAATTTTTATGGCCAAAAACGGGCCTTAATCGCACAATTGGAGATCACTTATGCCAATGGCAAAAAGGAAATGATCGTATCAGATGCCACTTGGAAGGCGGGCACTGGACCGATCCTGATGTCGGAGATTTATAATGGCGAGACTTACGATGCACGCCTGGAAAACCCAACATGGTCGACACCGCTTTTTGCTGCTACAGATTGGAAAGGAACAAAAATGCTAGACCACTCTAAAGCGATCCTGGTCGCTCCTTTGGGCCCACCAGTTAAAGCGATGGAAGTACTGGATAGCAAAGAGATCATAAAAACACCAAAAGGCGAAACGGTCTTTGATCTGGGCCAAAACATGGTGGGTCGCATTCGCTTAAAGGTCCAAGGCAAAGCGGGCGATACCATTAAGATTTACCATGCAGAAGTTCTGGATGAATTGGGTAATTTTTACACCGAAAACCTGAGAGCCGCTAAACAAACGATAACCTATATCTTAAAAGGAGGTGGGGAAGAAACCTACGAGCCTTATTTCTCCTTTATGGGTTTCCGCTATGTAAAGGTAGAAGGTATTGCCCAGCCCTCCTTAGATAATATCAAGGCCGTCGTTATTCACTCTGACCTGCCTGTCACAGGGACCTTTAGCTGCTCGAATCCCATGATCAACCAACTGCAACATAATATCCTCTGGGGCCAAAAGGGGAATTTTCTGGATGTGCCTACCGACTGTCCGCAACGCGACGAGCGCCTTGGCTGGACCGGTGACGCACAGGCATTTTCCCGGACAGCCATGTACAATATGGACGTCGCTTCTTTTTTCACCAAATGGTTGGCGGACTTGGAAGCCGACCAAAAGGCCGATGGGATGGTGCCATTTGTTGTTCCGAATGTCTTGGGTGAAAACGCAGGGGCTTCTGCGGGATGGGCGGATGCTTCGACCATCATTCCCTGGAATATGTACCTTGCCTATGGCGATAAAAATATCCTTGTCGACCAATACGAAAGTATGAAGGCCTGGGTAGGCTATATGGAAGAAAAAGCGGGAGAAAGTTACCTTTGGAATACGGGTTTTCACTTTGGAGACTGGCTATTTTATAGTGTAAATGATGATCGGGATGGCAAGTCAGCGATCACAGATAAGTATCTCATCGCACAGTGTTTCTTTGCCCACTCGGCCGATATCATGCAAAAGACAGCTGCTTTATTGGGAAAAACGGCGGATGCCAATTATTACAAAGCACTAAGTGAGAAGGTCAAGGCGGCTTTTATCAAAGAATACGTAACGCCCAATGGCCGCCTGGCTTCCCCTACGCAGACGGCCTATGTTTTGGCGCTCAACTTTGATATGTTGCCGGAATCCATGCGGCCAGCGGCCGTGAAAAGACTGGTCGATAATATCAAGGGCTACAACAACCACCTAACCACCGGCTTCCTGGGCACGCCCTACCTTTGCCATGTGTTGACCCGATTTGGGCACCAGGATCTGGCTTACACCCTCCTCGAACGGGAGCAATACCCTTCCTGGCTCTATCCCATTACCAAGGGGGCAACCACCATCTGGGAGCGCTGGGATGGCATCAAACCCGATGGCTCCTTCCAAAGCGCCAGTATGAACTCCTTTAACCATTATGCTTATGGTGCCATTGGAGATTGGATGTACCGTGTGGTGGCTGGCATTGATATTGATGAAGCCAATCCGGGGTATAAACACATCTTGTTGCACCCCCAACCGGGTGGAACCTTGAACCAGGCTGCCGCTTCTCATCACTCGCTCTATGGCGACATCAAATCCGCCTGGACATGGGAGAATGGACAACTAAATGTTGAAGTAAGTATTCCTGCTAATACAACTGCCACGCTAAGCCTACCGAAAACCAATAAAGAGAGGGTGTCTACGCAAGGTACACCCCTTAAGGAAGGCCAGGGAATCCATAGCATCGAACAAACTGGGGAAAACCTGGCGATAACACTGGGATCGGGGAGATACCGCTTTGCTTATCCGCTGGCAGATAGATAGAAGGCCGTTGCGATGTCGGTGGAAAACACCGACATCTGCACCGCCATTGCAGGTGTTTTCCACCGCCGTTGCAGGTGTTTTCCACCTGCAACTACTCCTCCCTAGTCAAACCAGGCGCCACCAAAAACCAGAGCACCATTCCCACCAGCATCAATGGTTTATTAGTTTCAAACGACAAACTTCCCACAAACACTAAAATTGAAGGAATAATTGTCAGACCCAGTCCCACAACGCCTATTATTTTTAGAATATTTTTATTGATGCTCATGCTTTAGCTTTTTTGGGTTGAAAAAAGAAACTCAGGCCGATGTATAACAAAACAGCGATAAACCAGCCAGGCAAACCAAGAAAAAAGACCTCTATTCCCAGGTTCAAATTAATAAACAAGCAAATACCCAAAGTCAAGAACCAGGTTAAGCCAGCTGCCCAGTTAAATTTCATTTTCATAAAGGCGGCCAGGTTACTTTTCAAGCCCAATTTGGGGAATACGTGAAAGTCAATAAAAATAATCGCCCCCATTGGCATTAACACCAAGCCATACAATGCCACAAAATCGAGTAGTTTCATCACCAAAGCAGGAAAACAAGCTGCGGTAGTAGTGATCAATCCGACAATGAGGGTTACCTTCCAGGTTTTAGAGGTTGGCATAATGGCCTGTAGCGCCAAACCCGCCCGATAGATGGTCGGGTTGGCCGTCGTCAAGCCAGCAATAATGACGCATAAGGCGCCCGCTATCCCCGCCGCATAATAGGCCACCGGCCCGGGAGCAAACTCCAGGCTCTGGTTGGACTGCTGTAAGAATACCGCATATAAGATACCCGAGGCAATCCAAGCGAAATAATGTCCAACATACATCCCGGCTGCAGAGCTAAACCCATACTGCCACTTTTTGGCATAACGAAGGATGGACATATCCGCCATCCCAATATGCATGGCCATATTGCAGAACCAAGAGAAAAATAAAATATGCCAAAAGGTAAATTTTGATTGTCCCTCCAGGGGTTGTCCATTCCAAATTTTTGCGTTGGCCACGTCCCAAAATTCACCAAAGGCATTCACCCCTAATTCGGGTAAAACGGCAAAAGCTGCTGCCACAAATACCAGGATCATCCAGGGCGCTGCCATGGCAGAAAAACGCGACACCTGTGCATAACCCAGCATCGCAATGATGGTCGTGATAATACCGACCACAAAAACCGTCACCACCCATCCCAAGCTATTGGGTAACCAATCATTGAGTGTTGGCATGGTCAGGTCAAAGGGTATCCCCACTGCCGTTGCTGCCACGGCGATCATCGAGCCCGCCAGGAAGCAAAACATCAGGGCATTGACAAGATTGTAAATCGTGGTAAGGTTTTTACCACAGATTTGTTCCAACTTATAATAAAGGGTAATGCGTTCCTTTACGGCTATGGGTGCACAGAGGAACGCCCAGCTAAGCACTGCAAGGAGGTTGCCCAGCAGAAGGCCGACGATCAGGTCAAAAGCCCCGGCCCCGTGGGCCACGAATAAAGGTCCTATTACAAATTCTGTTCCCGCTGTATGTTCACCTGCATACATACCCAGGAAACTTCGCCACCCTTTGAGTGCCTTTTCGGGAATGGGTTCTCGTTCGTATTCTACAACTTCGTTGAGTTGTGCCGTTAGTTTTTCGAGCATTTCGTTTTGATTTGGTACTAAGGTAGCATTTTTGTGCTGAAAAACTATTCTGGACTGTTATGGATGATTTTTTTCGGAGAGCT from Saprospiraceae bacterium encodes:
- a CDS encoding glycoside hydrolase family 78 protein, which codes for MKKIILQLVLFLGSIAVQAQVLSIINPRVEYKTNPLGMDVQQPRFSWELQSTANDVMQTAWQIRVAASEKDLLRAKNLLWDSGKIASDQSNQIVYQGPALSSKKRYFWQVRAWDNQGATAVWSPVAHWEMGLLQSSDWVANWITIAAEEDVSVSQPVHLLRKNFMADKRISTARLYISALGLYEAEINGKKVGDELFTPGWTAYKKRLHYQTYDVTNLLNSGQNTIGVSLADGWFRGDIGFENQRNFYGQKRALIAQLEITYANGKKEMIVSDATWKAGTGPILMSEIYNGETYDARLENPTWSTPLFAATDWKGTKMLDHSKAILVAPLGPPVKAMEVLDSKEIIKTPKGETVFDLGQNMVGRIRLKVQGKAGDTIKIYHAEVLDELGNFYTENLRAAKQTITYILKGGGEETYEPYFSFMGFRYVKVEGIAQPSLDNIKAVVIHSDLPVTGTFSCSNPMINQLQHNILWGQKGNFLDVPTDCPQRDERLGWTGDAQAFSRTAMYNMDVASFFTKWLADLEADQKADGMVPFVVPNVLGENAGASAGWADASTIIPWNMYLAYGDKNILVDQYESMKAWVGYMEEKAGESYLWNTGFHFGDWLFYSVNDDRDGKSAITDKYLIAQCFFAHSADIMQKTAALLGKTADANYYKALSEKVKAAFIKEYVTPNGRLASPTQTAYVLALNFDMLPESMRPAAVKRLVDNIKGYNNHLTTGFLGTPYLCHVLTRFGHQDLAYTLLEREQYPSWLYPITKGATTIWERWDGIKPDGSFQSASMNSFNHYAYGAIGDWMYRVVAGIDIDEANPGYKHILLHPQPGGTLNQAAASHHSLYGDIKSAWTWENGQLNVEVSIPANTTATLSLPKTNKERVSTQGTPLKEGQGIHSIEQTGENLAITLGSGRYRFAYPLADR
- a CDS encoding ThuA domain-containing protein, with amino-acid sequence MNQLKSIRSLVGFFILLFIVSCGQQQENTGPRKLEILMLGHDSEHHNSAAYLPMLAASLTPKGFNFSYTSDLNDLNTENLERFDALMIYANHDEISPSQEKAMMQFVKQGGGLIPVHSASYCFRNSDAYVKLVGGQFQSHKTGTFSAEIVKPDHPAMAGLKPFESWDETYVHTLHNPDRVVLMERVEGDHREPYTWVKEYGKGRMFYTALGHDERTWDHPGFHALLEKGILWAVGERKAEALAQLSFPTQSYSPAIIPNYEKRDPLPQLQAPLSAEASQQLIQIPPGFELQLFASEPDIINPISMAWDEKGRLWVIETQDYPNEINTTLNEGHDKIKILEDTDGDGKADKFTVFADKLSVPTSLVFANDGVIVSQAPYFLFLKDTDGDDVADVQEVLMEGWGTFDTHAGPSNLQYGFDNQIWGVVGYSSFNGFVGGDSLKFSQGIYRFPADGSKLEFMGATSNNTWGLGFSETFDVFISTANNTHSGYLGIPHRLLAPAEGLYQKGVQKIDGHYAFHTVTKNFRQVDVFGGFTAAAGHQLYTARSFPKDYWNRIAFVCEPTGHLLHQAVMEKVGAGFKEKDGWNLLAGVDEWVSPVQASVGPDGAVWILDWYNFIIQHNPTPPGFENGKGNAHINPLRDKQHGRIYRLAYKKAPAYTPLQLNKNDKDGLVKALKNSNMLWRMQAQRLLVERGNPDVEDALCAIVGNQSVDEIGLNSPAVHALWTLHGLGLLSTSHSKALEAAQKALSHPAPGVRKAAIMTLPKQAEQLDALLAANSFQDPDPHTRLAAITALAEMPARDTIGGLLYALSQDAAIQADDWLSRALYTATVNHRAAFSRTLKREEKERLATITPGEDQGEPQWQVPTMDLADWGKIATLSTWQSSGEEALRDFDGIVWYRKTINLSASQASAAAQLHLGKIDDSDITYINGKEVGTMRRKWDEERIYRIPGKVLKAGENVIAIKVIDERGRGGFLADSSQIFLQLGNTPLSLSKDWHYKIEKVFRTTKSAFANGVTVVDLFLKHYGPYVRKIAGSVAQGASKVDREIQISTVREQMQYDITNFEVKAGETVAIIFTNNDAMQHNLLIGDMGTLEVIGSMADELAQKGGEQVDYIPTIPQVLAAIPLINPGESYRLEFTAPAKPGDYPFVCTFPGHWRTMKGVMRVLGGI
- a CDS encoding penicillin acylase family protein, producing the protein MQILKIAALLFISAQLPAQINPDNITIVRDKWGVPHIFAKTDAEVAYGFAWATAEDDFKTMQEQLLPVKGLAGMVNGKSGAIFDVGVHLLGANDVVEERYETDISPDFKKVLEAFAAGINSYAASHKKEILHRKLFPVTPKDIIKSYVVGLALLSGVDGQLNRILGGKVAALPPNESRGSNAFALSRKKTADGKTYLAINSHQPLEGPNSWYEAHLCSEEGWNILGATFAGAVSISTGVTPNLGWAHTVNKPDFADIFQLTMHPTNKGWYRFDGKWERLESYDTKAHIKLLGFIKVGAKQKFYKSKYGVTIETPNGFFALRFPANQDIRAAEQWYRMNKAQNFEEFQTALRMRGIICTNIVYADKEDHIYYVSNGRFPIRNPNYDWTGVVPGDTSATLWQEYYPLDSLAQVLDPASGYVYNCNHTPFLSSGEQDNPNPAQIPATIGYEPPQFVTNRAVRLHYLLENDPSIDYEEFKVIKFDRAYHNPMYSAPKLEPIFSLDAQKYPQIATSIQLLKDWDRVASEDSEAASIFILCIYDILKKVKGQESFVMGNELDEALLVASIERTQQHLQEHFGKVKVPLGELQRHSRGSVDLPYGGGPDVLAAVGSRQREDGRLRPRAGDSYIEMVRFSENGVEIESINAFGASAKDGSPHFTDQMQLFTQQKLKKMTLDKETIFKEAERKYSPK